The Streptomyces tubercidicus DNA segment CGGGGCCGGGTAGCGAGCGGAGCGAGCCTTGATGAAGTAGGGAAAGTTCTATCGCACCGGCGTCAGCCGCTTGCCGTCATGGCTCCGCACGTGAGGGCCCGCCCCGTCCAAGGCATCCAGGAACCGGACCGCGTAGACCTCGGACATGGACTCCGCCACCTCGTCGGGTGTGAGCCAGGTGACCGCCGTCGACTCGTTGGACGTCCGCTCCTCGCCGCCTACAGGCTTGCAGCGGAAGACCAGGGCCACGATGCCTCGTGTCGTGTTCTTGTACACCCCGGTGAGCTCGTCCACCTCGACGTGGATGCCCGTCTCTTCCCAGACCTCGCGCCGTACGCCGGCCTCCGGGGGCTCGTCGAGTTCGAGCACCCCGCCCGGGAGTTCCCAAGCACCGTTGTCGGCCCGCCGGATCGTTAGAAGCTTGCCGTCCTCGCGGACCACCACTCCGGCCACGGACACGGAATGCAGTGGCGTTGACTGGGCTTCCGAGGCGCTGTTACTCATGTACAGGAGCATAGGAGGATGGGGAGAACTATGGGAACCGCGGTAGGAGGGGGCAGGGCCGTACCTCGATACGTGCAGATCGCCGACGACATCGTGCAGCAGATCAGGGCTGGGGTCCTCAAGCCCGGCGAGATGGTGCCGAGTGAATCCGAGCTGGTCGAGCGCTACGGCGTTGCGGGCGGCACGATCCGTAAGGCGATGGTGGAGGTCCGTGCGAGCGGCCTGGTGGAGACCCGCCACGGCAAGGGCTCGATCGTGAAGGACCGACCGCCGGTACGGCACCGTTCCTCCGACCGCTTCCGGCGCTCGCACCGGCAGGGCGGCAAGGCTGCGTATCTGGCGGAGTCCGCGCAGTCGGGTGCCACGGCCAAGGTCAGCGTGCTGTACATCGGTCCCATGGAGGTTCCGGAGGACGTGGCCGGTCGCCTCGGAGTCGAGCACAGTACTCAGGTCCTTGCCCGCCGGCGTCTGTACTTCCGTAACGGCACTCCGGTCGAGACGGCCAGCTCGTACCTGCCGTGGGATGTCGTGAAGGACATCCCTGAGCTGTTTGCCGAGAACCCCGGTGGTGGCGGCATCTACGCCCGACTCGAAGACCACGGGCATGAGTTCGCCGAGTTCGTCGAGACCTTGCAGGCCCGGCCGGCTACCAAGGCCGAAGCGTCCGAGCTGGCGCTCAGCCCCGGCGCCCCCGTCGTGCATCTCGTCCGTGAGGCGCTGACGACCGAGGGCCGCGTGGTGGAGGTCTGCGACACCCTCATGGCCGCTGACCAGTTCGTTTTCAGCTACCGCATCCCTGCCACGGACTGACGCCCGCTCAACTCTCATCAGCCCGCCCCGACTTCTTCGTCGAGGCGGGTTGACTCATGTACAGGAGTCGGGCACTCTTCTTCATGTCACTCATGTACATGAGTGACGGAGTTCAGCATCTATAGAGGAGTGATCAGTAGTGCGTCAGATCCCCGTCGACACCTCCGCCGCGACCGTGATGGTCGCGAAGCAGCCGCAGATCAAGGTCAAGGACCGCCGGACCGGTGAGGTCGCCCTCGACGTCGAGACCGGGGCGAAGCTGATGACCGTGGACGTGATGTTCGCCGCCAACGACGCGGTGGAGATCCTGTCCGTCACCGTCCCTGAGACCGGGGTCTCCGGTGAGCTGGGCATGGGCACTCCGGTGGCGCTGACCGGCCTGATCGCCCGGCCGTGGGAGAACGAGTTCAACGGGCAGAAGCGGCACGGCATCGCCTTCCGCGCCGTGGCGGTCACCTCGCTCGCCGCCGGTGGCTCGCAGGCAGAGGCAGCCTGATCATGGCCCGCCTCTCGGTCGTACTGCTGCTGGTCGTCGCCACCGCTCTCGTGCTGCGGTGGCGGCGTCCCGCCTGGTACTGGATGACCTTCGGGGTCGTCCTCGCCGCGCTGCGGGTCTTAGTCCGGTACGTCTCGGTCATGGACGCCTGTGGCCTGACGGTCCCGCCGCCGCGCTGGCGGCTCGCGCTCGCCCGCATGGCCAACCGCCCGGCCCCCGAGTCGCGTGCCCCACGCATCCTCCGTCTCCGACCGACCCGTACCGGGCTCGTCCTGCGGCTCAAACTCCGTCCCGGCCAGGACGTTTTCGACGTCTCCTCCGCCACCGACCGGCTCCGGCACTCCTTCGGGATGTACGGCGTCACCGCCTGGGAGATCCGCTCCGGGGTCGTAGAACTGCGGATGACGGGCTACGACGTGCTCAAGCGCGTGCAGATGCCCGCCAAGATCGACCGCGCTCCGATGCGCGTACCCGTCGCACTGCGCGAGGACGGATCGGTCCACTACCGCGACTACCGGACCGTCCCGCACGGACTCACGCTCGGGGCCACCGAGTCGGGCAAGTCCGTCTACCAGCGCAACCTGGTGGCCGGTCTCGCCACTCAGGACGTCGCGCTCGTCGGTATCGACTGCAAGCAGGGTGTCGAGCTGTTCCCGCTGGCCCGCCGCTTCTCCGCCCTCGCCGACAACCAGGACACTGCTCTCGATCTGCTCGAAGCGCTGGTCTCGCACATGGAGTCCGTCTACCAACTCGTCCGCGAGGAACAGCGCATCAGCGTGAACGTCCCGGACGCGGAGATCGCCGCCGACATCTGGGATCTGGCCGAGGACCTGCGTCCCACGCCCGTCGTGGTCCTGGTGGATGAAGTCTCCGAACTCGCGCTCTTCGCCTCCAAGGAGGAGGAGAAGCGCCGGGACCGGATCATCACCGCGCTCGTCCGTCTGGCCCAGCTCGGCCGTGCCGCCGGCATCTACCTGGAGATCTGCGGCCAGCGCTTCGGCTCCGAACTCGGCAAGGGCATCACCATGCTCCGGGCCCAACTCACCGGTCGTACGGCGCATCGCGTCAACGATGAGGCAAGCGCCAACATGGCGTTCGGCGACATCTGCCCGGACGCCGTAATGGCCGCCATCCAGATACCTGCCGACGCCCCCGGCACCGCGGTCGCCGGTGACTCGACCGGTGGCTGGTCACGCATCCGCTCCCCGCACACCTCGCTTCGTGCAGCGGTCAACCTCTGCAACAAGTACGCCGCCCGCACGCCGGACCTGCCCGCGCTCGCGCCCTTCCGGCCTGCCACCACCTCGTCGAACTCCGACGCCGTCGTGCTCAACAAGGCGTCCACCACGACTGCCTGACCTCCCGCTCCAAGGTCGGCGCTACCTCGATGCGCCACGTCCCTACCCCCTCCATGCCAGATTCCGGAAGGAGAACCGTCATGAGACGCATTCGCCCGGACGCCGTCCTCGTACAAGCTGTCATCGCCGGGGCGCTCTCTTTCGCCCACCTTCACGACCTGGCCGCCGCTGCCGGACAGGAGGGCTGGAAGGCGTGGGCCTACCCGATCAGCGTCGACCTGCTGCTGGTCGCGGCATGGCGGCGACTCCGCAACGACGGCCCGTCCCGACTCGCCTGGTGCTGGTTCCTGATCGCCCTGGTGGCCTCGCTCGGCGCCAACGTCGCGACCGCCGGATTTCTCGACCTCCAGCACCCGCCCGGCTGGCTGCGCTTCGGCGTCGCTGGATGGCCTGCCCTCGCCTTCCTTGGCGGGACCCTGCTGGCCCATACGCGGGGTGTGGCCGAAGCCGCCGATCCCGACCCGTCGGCCGACGTGACTCCGGTATCCGCTCCGGCCCTGCCAGCTGAACCTCCGGCCGAACCACCCGAGTTGAACGCCACCGACCTCCCCGCGGCTGAACCACCTTCCGAACCGCCCCGGCCCGCCCCAGCACCTGGACCCGTCCCGGCCGCGCTCGTCGCCCACGCCCGCAAGGTCGCCGACGAACACCGCGCCCGGACCGGGGACCGGATCGACACCGACACCCTGCGGGCCCGCCTCGGTGTCCCACCCCAGCTCGCCGACTCCATCGCCGCCCAACTCACCTGACCAGCAAGGAGAACCGCCATGCCCGCCCGCGACCACTTCCACTCCGTCATGCGGATCGGCCCCGTACAGATCGGCACCTACCGCGACCGCTACGGCCGCACCAAGCACGCCGCCGTCTGCACCGCCGACCGCTGCGGCTGGTCCGCCGACTTCTCCAGCCGCTCGGCCGCCCAGCTCGCCGCCCGCACCCACCGCTGCACCGTCCGCTGAACGACTGAGGAGACCCCATGGACGTCCCGCTCTGGCTCGCGCTGATCGCCGTCGGCTACCTCGGCATCAAGCTCATCCGCCCGCCCTGGTGGCTCGTGGCCGTGTTCCTCCTCGGCGGCTACCTCCTCGCCGACAGCTTCCTGGCCTCTGCCATCAACATGGCCGTCAAGTAACGCCCGCAGAAGGGAGATCCACCATGTTCCGTCCCAAGGTCCCGACCAACCCGACGCCCACCGGACTCGTCGTTCCGCTCACCGTCGAACCGACCGCCACCGTGCAGCACACCCCGCCGCCGGCCCCGGTAGCTCAGGCATCGACGCGCCGCCCCGCGGTTCAACTCACGCCCGGTACCGCTATCGCCCTCGTCGGCGGCGGCACGGCCGTGGCCCTGGTCGTCGGCACCGTCCTGGTCTCGATGCTCCTGGCGGTCGCCATCAGCGGGGTGTCCGTCGCCGTCTGCGCGGTCGTCCTCCGCTCGCTGCTCGCCTCCGGGCGCACACACCGCTGACCGGCTCCCGGGCGGCCTCAACCGCCAAGTCTCCGCCGCCCGGGAGCCGTGCTCCTGCCCGAACCACAGATCCGGAAGGAAGCCTCATCATGACCGACCACACCCACGTACGTGGGAGGTCGCCCGTGCCTGACACGCTCCTCGACCCGACCACCCTCGGCGACCTGCTGAGGGTGGCCTCGGCCCCCGACTACGACCGCTGGGCCGACCAGATCCACCGCACCGGCGGCTGCTCCGACCCCATCCACCTCACCGGCTGGACCCTCACCAAGGACCGCACCTCGGGCGAGACCCTGCACCACTACTCGACCGCCACCGAACCCGGCGGACGACTCCGCCTCGCCTGCGGCAACCGCCGCGCCTCCCGCTGCCCCGCCTGCGCCTGGACCTACGCCGGGGACACCTACCACCTCATCCGCGCCGGCCTGGCCGGAGACGACCGCCGCGACATCCCCGCCGCCGTCCGCGAACACCCCCGCGTCCTCACCACCCTCACCGCGCCCTCCTTCGGCCCCGTGCACAACCGGCCCGACCGAGACGTCTGCCGCTGCGGCACACAGCACCACACGGACGATCCGGCGCTCGGCACCGCCCTGGACCCCGAGACGTACGACTACGCCGCCGCCGTCCTGTTCAACAACCACGCGGGCGACCTCTGGCAACGCTTCACCACCCGACTCCGCCGCGAACTGGCCGCCCGCGCCGGCCTCACCCAACGCGACCTCAAGGAATCGGCCCGCCTCTCCTACGGCAAGGTCGCCGAGTTCCAGAAGCGCGGCGCCCTCCACTTCCACGCGGTGATCCGCATCGACGGACCGGACGGGCCCGGAACACCGCCGCCGTTCTGGGCAAGCGTCGGCCTACTGACCGACGCGATCCGCGCCGCCGCCGCGCACTCCTACACCTCGGTCACAGCCCCGGCTGCCGGGGGCCAGCCCGCCCGAACCTTCCGCTGGGGCACGCAGCTCGACGTACGGCCGGTCAAGGCATTCGGTGACGGCTCCGACATCACCGAACAGGCCGTGGCCTCCTACGTCGCGAAGTACGCGACCAAAGCCGCCGAAACCACCGGCACCCTCGACCGCCGCATCGGCGAACTCGCCGAACTGGACCGCCACCAGGTCCCCGAACACACCCGCCGCCTGATCAGCGCGTGCAAAACCCTGGACCCGCTCTACCCGGACCGCCGCCTCTGGGCCTGGGCTCACATGCTCGGCTTCCGCGGCCACTTCTCCTCCAAGTCCCGCCGCTACTCGACCACCCTCGGCGACCTCCGTGCGGCCCGCGCCGACTTCCGCGCCGCCCAGGAACGCCAAGCCCTCGGCCTCGAACCACCGGAGCCGGACACCGTCCTCGTCCTGACCGACTGGCAGTACGTCGGCCACGGCCACACCCCCGGCGAGTCCGCCCTTGCCGCCACCATCGCCCGCGACATCCAGACCAACCGCGAAACCGCACGCCAAGCACGCGCCGAACTCCAAGCCGAAGAAGGAGACGACTGGTCATGACCACCACTGTGATCGAGAGGAAGTGGCACACCACCGCCGAAGTCGCGCAGATGCTGGGCTACGGCCTGTCCAAGACCAAGATGCTCGTCCTCACCGGGGAGATCTGCTCGGTCAAGGACGGCCGCAACCGCCGCATCCTGCCGCGCTGGGTCGACGAGTACATCGAACGCCGTGCCCGTGAAGCCGAAATGGAGTGGTCGGCATGAGCGGCAAGCGCGGCAATGGTGAAGGCTCGATCTACCCGTACAAGAACAGCTTCGCCGCCTACGTCTGGGTCACCACCCCCGACGGCAAGAAGAAGCGCAAGTACGTCTACGGCAAGACCCGCGATGAGGTCCACGACAAGTGGATCAAGCTCCATGCGGACGCAAAGAAGGGGCCGGTAGCTACTCGACACCGCACGCTCTCCGCCTTCCTGTCGTACTGGCTGGAGTCGATCGTGAAGCCGAACCTGGCTCCGCTCTCCTACGTCTCGTACGAGGGCTGCGTACGGCTCTACATCGCTCCCCACCTCGGCACGAAGCGGCTGGACAAGCTCACCGTCCGGGATGTGCGCGAATGGCTGACGAAGCTGACGACCACCTGCCAGTGCTGCGCCCAGGGGAAGGACGCCAAGAGGGCTCCCAGCCGCCGGCGCTGCTGTGCGGCCGGAGAGTGCTGTGAGGCGTATGCATCCCGCCGGGTGATCCAAGCCGCTCGCGATGCGCTGCGGGCCGCCCTGACGCACGCGGTCGCCGAAGAGGCGATCGGGAAGAACGTCGCCGCCCTGGTGAAGGTGCCCAAGCCGAGGCGTCGCCGGATCAAGCCGTGGTCCGCGGTCGAAGCGGGGCAGTTCCTCGCGGACGGGGTGACTCGTGAGGATCCCCTCTTGGCGGCCTGGGTGCTCGTGCTGTGCCTCGGGCTTCGCCGCGGCGAGGTGCTGGGCCTCACCTGGAAGTCGATCGACTTCGAGGCAGGTGAGCTGTACGTGGATCACCAGATCCAGCGGGCGGGGCGTCAGATCCTCCACCGTGAGACCAAGACAGAGGAGTCGGACGACTTCCTGCCACTGCCGGCGCTCTGCCTCAAAGCCCTCCGGATGCGGCGCGCTCAGCAGACCGGTGATCGGAAGGCGGCTGGTGATCTCTGGCAGGACAGTCACGGGCTGGTCTTCACGACGAAGTACGGCACGCCGATCGAGCCGGGGAACCTGACGCGGATGTTCGCGCTGCGTGCTCGCCGCGCCGGCCTCCGGGTCATCCCGTTGCGGAACACCCGGCACACCTGCAGCTCGCTCCTGGTCGCCCTCGGCGTCCACCCCAAGGTGGCTCAGCGCATCCTGCGGCACTCGCAGATCGCGATGACGATGGAGGTCTACGCCGAGGCGAGTGAGGAAGAGGTCCGCTCGGCCCTCGGCAAGCTCTCCGAAGCGATGGGTGGCACCAGCTGACCCGGTTGCTGTACTTCGCTGCTGTACGGCACGACAAAGCCCCCGTCCGGATTACCCGGCGGGGGCTTTGGCCTGCTGTGCGCTCGGCAGGATTCGAACCTGCAACCTTCTGATCCGTAGTCAGATGCTCTATCCGTTAAGCTACGAGCGCTTGGCTTTCCGGCGGTTTTTCTTGCCGGTCGGCGTTGCGGGAACAACATTACATGACCTGCGGCGTGAGGCGAAATCCATTGCCCGTAGCGGCTCTGACCTGCGGAAACGCCGTTGTGGCGGGGGTTGGAGGGTTACTCGGGTCAGGGGGAGTCCTCGATGATCCGGACGAAGTTCGGGCGGGCGTAGTGGTCTTCGGGGCGGTCCAGGACATCGGCCTTCGCATTGCCGAGCGTGGCCCGGGGGCGGTGAGCCAGGTCGGCGTGGAAGGCGTGGAGGATGCGGCGCTTGGAGTCGGGGCGCGGGTGGGTGGCGACGATGGCCTCGCGGACTTCTGTGGGGAGGGTGTCGTAGTAGTGGGTGCCGAGGGCGCCGAGTTCGACGTCGGCCGTGACGAGCGCCACACGCGGGCCTCGTCGGCGCCGTCCAGCTAGAAGCGCCAGAGGGCGGCCCCCAGGTGGCGACCCCCGGGCGGCGGTCCCCACACGGCAGCCCCAGACGTAGCCGGGCGACCGAGAGGGCGAGGCGTCGGGGTCAGGGTCGGGGCCGGGGTCAGAGTCGGGGTCGGGTCGGGTCGGGTCGGGTCGGGTCGGCTGTGAGGTTGATCGACACCTGGTCGCTTGGGGGCGGGCGACGCTCGGGTGGCTAGGTGGCCGGGTGGCTAGGGGGCCGAATGGCTGGCGGCGCGACACCAAGGGCGCCGGGGGCCGGGGGGTCAAGGCAGCCCGGCCCCCGGAGGCGTCGCGCCGGACCGCATACGTCAAGATCCGCCCGCTACATCAACACAGCCGACCACGTCCCCCACCAATCCCCCACAAGGTCAATCCCCGGGACGAGGGATGAAAGACCAGGGATGAAGGACGAGGAACGAGGGACGAGCAGGGAAAGGTTCAAAACGCGTCCAGGCCCCGGTCTGAGAAGACCGGGGCCTGGACGAAGAGGAGCGGAGGCGGAGGGATTTGAACCCTCGATGGGGGGTAAGCCCCAAACCGCATTAGCAGTGCGGCGCCATAGACCGGACTAGGCGACGCCTCCACACACCCCACGCGCGCATGCACGCTGTGGCGTGTCCAGATGATGGCACAGCACCAAGGGCTGTCACCAATCGCCCCCTACGGTACTAGGCGCGCGGGCCACCCGGCAAAGACGTTTTTGCAGCGCAACGTCGGGGGCGGCAGCGCGTTAGAGGTGTCGGGGCCGTGACGACGCGCGTTGTCGTGCGCCCCCGGCGTGTACGTACCGCGTACCGCCCCGCACTCGCCTCTGGAGCCTGTGATGCCGTACCGCCGGACGTCTTCTTCCCTCTTCGCCTCGGCCGCGACCGCCGCCACTACTGCCGCGCTCTCCGCCACCGGGGCCGTCGTCTCCGCCGCCACCGTGCTGGCCCTGGCCGCGCCCGCCGCGTCGGCCGCCCCGATTCCGCTGCCGCACTACCGGTCCGTGGACGGGATCACCGGTGCCGGGCATCACGCCTCCGCCGGCGACCGGCAGCGCCCGGTCGGCGACGGGCAGCGCCCGGTCGGCGATCGCACCCCCGACGCTCCCCACGACTCGGCGGGTCATCGCACCCCTGACGCTCCCCATGGCTCGGCAGGTCATCGCGCCCCCGACGCCCCCCGCGACCCGGCAGGTCACGACACCTCTGCCGACCCGAGCGACCCCGCCCGCCACCGCCCCACGGGCGGCCAGGACGCGACGGCGCCCCAGTACCCCGCCCCCGCCTCCGTCGACCACCTCACCCTCACCGTCCGCGGCACCGGCTCGCCGCGTACCGATGGGACCTTCGAGCTGTACTGCCACCCCGCGCGCGGCAGCCACCCGCACGCCAAGAAGGCCTGCGAGAAGCTGGACGGGATGACGAGATGGGGCAGGGACCCGTTCGCTCCGGTTCCGCAGGGGGCGAACTGCACGATGATTTACGGCGGCCCGGCCACCGCTCACATCACCGGGACCTGGGCGGGGCGGCCCGTCAACGCGGATTTCCGGCGCACCAATGGGTGTGAGATCGGCCGCTGGAGCAGCTTCGAACCCCTGCTCCCGTCCACCCGTTGATGACCTGGTTCGTGCACCAGTAGCGCGCCAGGTCAGGACGATGGGGCACATGTCGGGCGTGCGGCGAGTCGCACACGGCCGTGGCATTTCCTCCTCGTCATCCGCCTCCGCGTCACCGGCAAGTGCCCGTAGACTCCATGGCAGCGATCCGCCACGGTGGATCGGCAAGGTGCGGTAACAGGGAGGAAGCGTCGTCGTGAGCAGCAGGCCATCCCGAGGCGCTGCTCGCCTCGCAGCCATACTCGACGCCCTCCCCGACGCGCTGTTGCTCGTCAACTGCAACGGCACGGTCGTCAACGCCAACACCATCGCGCTGGAGACCTTCGAGGCGCCGGGCACGGCCCTGGTGGGGCGCGGGCTGCTCGATCTGCTGCCGTCCTTCGACTCCAAGCGCATCCCGGGGTCCATGCGGCGCCGGGACGAGGAGGAAGAGCGCACGCGGACGAAGCCGACGCGGATGGTCGCGCGGCGTACGGACGGGACCGAGCTGCTGGTCGAGGTGACCAGCGCCAATCTTGAGGACGGCCGCACGCCGTACGAGTCCGCCTTCGAGGCCGCGTACGCCGATCACCGGAACGGCTATACGGGCAATGAGCTGCTGATGCTCGTGGTCCGCGATCTGACCGGGACGCTGGACACCGAGACCGAGCTGGCCCGTCAGCAGCGGCAGACCGAGATGATTCTGCGGGCCGCGGCCGAGGGTGTGGTCGGGGTCGACGCCGACGGCAAGGTCGTGCTCGTCAATCCGTCCGCGGCGCAGATCCTCGGCTACCGGGCGAGCGAGCTGGGCGGCAAGGAGCTGCATCCGCTCATTCATCACTCGCGGGCGGACGGCTCGTCGCTGCCATGGGAGGACACACCGCTGGCCGACACGCTCAAGTCGGGGCGCAAGCACCGGGTGCGCGGGCAGGCGCTGTGGGCGAAGGACGGCCGGTCGGTGTCCGTCGATCTGACGACGGCGCCGGTGCGGGACGGCGATCAGCTCGTCGGCGCGGTGATGACCTTCACCGACCGGCGCAAGTTCGATGCGCTGGCGGCCCGGCACAGCCAGCTGCTGGCGGTGCTCGACCAGGCGCTGCGCGGGCCGCTGGAGGAGCTCAAGGGCGAGCTGGGCACGCTCGCCTCCGACCCGGCGGGCCAGCTCTGGCCCGAGGCGAATCAGATCCTGCACCACCTCGCGGCCGGCCATGCCCGGATGACGACGCTGGTGGACAACGTCCTGAGCTATCAGCGGCTGGACTCCGGCAAGGAGAAGCTCAACCGCACCAAGGTCTCCCTGGACGCCGTGATCGCGGCGGGTGTCGAGGGCGCGATCGAGCTGATCGGGCCGGGCCGGGCGCAGTTCGCGGTGCATGCGCCGCCGATAGAGGCGACGGTCGACGCGGAGCGGATCGCTCAGGCGCTGTCGCATCTGATCGCGGATGTCGCGGGGGTGGACTCGACGGGCCGGATGCCGGCCGGTGAGGCTGCCGTGGGCGCGGGTTCGGGACCGGTTCCCGGCGATTCGACGATCGTGGTGGCGGTGGCCAAGCGCGGTGATGTCGTACGGATCGAGGTGCGCGGCCCGTTCGGTGGCGGCGACCCGGTCCATGAGCCGATCGTCCGCGGCATCGTGCGGAAGCACGGCGGGCTGATGCAGACGCATGAGGTGCCCGGCGGCGGGCCCGGCGCGGGCGGCAGCGCGTATGTGCTGGAGCTGCCGGTGGCGGCGGACGGCACGTCCCCGGACGGCGCGACGGCCGGGGCGGAGGTGCCGACCGGCAATGAGACGACGGTGATGCCGGTTCCGGCGGCCCGTGCGCGCGGCACGCAGGGCAACGCGGCGGCCGCGGGCAACGGCGGCCAGGGGCCGGACGACGCGGGGCACGACGGGCACGAGGGCGGCGCGGACGGCGAGGGCGGCGAGGGCCCTTCCGGTGGTGACGGCGGCGGGCCGGGTGGGTCCGGCGGGACCGGTGGGTCCGGTGAGCCGCTCGGTGGCGGTGGTGCCGAGGCCGGTGCGGCGGTTCCGGGGCAGGCGGGTGGAGCGCAGCCGACCGGGCGTCGGCGGGCGCGGCACTCGGGTGCGGAGCAGGGCGGGCATCCGGTCGGGCCGGGCGGTTCCGGCGGGGCCGATGTGTCGCATGGTGCCGTTGGTGACGGTGCGCAAGGTGTGGCGGGCCCAGGTATGGCGGGCCCGGGTGTAGTGGACGGCGGCACGGGGGCGCGCCCCGGGCACGGTGATGCCGTGCAGGGTGATGCCGTGCACGGTGCCCAGGGTGGCCCGGTCACGGACGGCCGGGGGCTGCCGCCCGGTATGGCG contains these protein-coding regions:
- a CDS encoding SpdD-like protein, encoding MFRPKVPTNPTPTGLVVPLTVEPTATVQHTPPPAPVAQASTRRPAVQLTPGTAIALVGGGTAVALVVGTVLVSMLLAVAISGVSVAVCAVVLRSLLASGRTHR
- a CDS encoding SSI family serine proteinase inhibitor — its product is MPYRRTSSSLFASAATAATTAALSATGAVVSAATVLALAAPAASAAPIPLPHYRSVDGITGAGHHASAGDRQRPVGDGQRPVGDRTPDAPHDSAGHRTPDAPHGSAGHRAPDAPRDPAGHDTSADPSDPARHRPTGGQDATAPQYPAPASVDHLTLTVRGTGSPRTDGTFELYCHPARGSHPHAKKACEKLDGMTRWGRDPFAPVPQGANCTMIYGGPATAHITGTWAGRPVNADFRRTNGCEIGRWSSFEPLLPSTR
- a CDS encoding mobile element transfer protein produces the protein MPARDHFHSVMRIGPVQIGTYRDRYGRTKHAAVCTADRCGWSADFSSRSAAQLAARTHRCTVR
- a CDS encoding helix-turn-helix domain-containing protein is translated as MTTTVIERKWHTTAEVAQMLGYGLSKTKMLVLTGEICSVKDGRNRRILPRWVDEYIERRAREAEMEWSA
- a CDS encoding FtsK/SpoIIIE domain-containing protein produces the protein MARLSVVLLLVVATALVLRWRRPAWYWMTFGVVLAALRVLVRYVSVMDACGLTVPPPRWRLALARMANRPAPESRAPRILRLRPTRTGLVLRLKLRPGQDVFDVSSATDRLRHSFGMYGVTAWEIRSGVVELRMTGYDVLKRVQMPAKIDRAPMRVPVALREDGSVHYRDYRTVPHGLTLGATESGKSVYQRNLVAGLATQDVALVGIDCKQGVELFPLARRFSALADNQDTALDLLEALVSHMESVYQLVREEQRISVNVPDAEIAADIWDLAEDLRPTPVVVLVDEVSELALFASKEEEKRRDRIITALVRLAQLGRAAGIYLEICGQRFGSELGKGITMLRAQLTGRTAHRVNDEASANMAFGDICPDAVMAAIQIPADAPGTAVAGDSTGGWSRIRSPHTSLRAAVNLCNKYAARTPDLPALAPFRPATTSSNSDAVVLNKASTTTA
- the repSA gene encoding replication initiator protein RepSA, which produces MTDHTHVRGRSPVPDTLLDPTTLGDLLRVASAPDYDRWADQIHRTGGCSDPIHLTGWTLTKDRTSGETLHHYSTATEPGGRLRLACGNRRASRCPACAWTYAGDTYHLIRAGLAGDDRRDIPAAVREHPRVLTTLTAPSFGPVHNRPDRDVCRCGTQHHTDDPALGTALDPETYDYAAAVLFNNHAGDLWQRFTTRLRRELAARAGLTQRDLKESARLSYGKVAEFQKRGALHFHAVIRIDGPDGPGTPPPFWASVGLLTDAIRAAAAHSYTSVTAPAAGGQPARTFRWGTQLDVRPVKAFGDGSDITEQAVASYVAKYATKAAETTGTLDRRIGELAELDRHQVPEHTRRLISACKTLDPLYPDRRLWAWAHMLGFRGHFSSKSRRYSTTLGDLRAARADFRAAQERQALGLEPPEPDTVLVLTDWQYVGHGHTPGESALAATIARDIQTNRETARQARAELQAEEGDDWS
- a CDS encoding GntR family transcriptional regulator; this encodes MGTAVGGGRAVPRYVQIADDIVQQIRAGVLKPGEMVPSESELVERYGVAGGTIRKAMVEVRASGLVETRHGKGSIVKDRPPVRHRSSDRFRRSHRQGGKAAYLAESAQSGATAKVSVLYIGPMEVPEDVAGRLGVEHSTQVLARRRLYFRNGTPVETASSYLPWDVVKDIPELFAENPGGGGIYARLEDHGHEFAEFVETLQARPATKAEASELALSPGAPVVHLVREALTTEGRVVEVCDTLMAADQFVFSYRIPATD
- a CDS encoding DUF2637 domain-containing protein, with the translated sequence MRRIRPDAVLVQAVIAGALSFAHLHDLAAAAGQEGWKAWAYPISVDLLLVAAWRRLRNDGPSRLAWCWFLIALVASLGANVATAGFLDLQHPPGWLRFGVAGWPALAFLGGTLLAHTRGVAEAADPDPSADVTPVSAPALPAEPPAEPPELNATDLPAAEPPSEPPRPAPAPGPVPAALVAHARKVADEHRARTGDRIDTDTLRARLGVPPQLADSIAAQLT
- a CDS encoding site-specific integrase — encoded protein: MVGMSGKRGNGEGSIYPYKNSFAAYVWVTTPDGKKKRKYVYGKTRDEVHDKWIKLHADAKKGPVATRHRTLSAFLSYWLESIVKPNLAPLSYVSYEGCVRLYIAPHLGTKRLDKLTVRDVREWLTKLTTTCQCCAQGKDAKRAPSRRRCCAAGECCEAYASRRVIQAARDALRAALTHAVAEEAIGKNVAALVKVPKPRRRRIKPWSAVEAGQFLADGVTREDPLLAAWVLVLCLGLRRGEVLGLTWKSIDFEAGELYVDHQIQRAGRQILHRETKTEESDDFLPLPALCLKALRMRRAQQTGDRKAAGDLWQDSHGLVFTTKYGTPIEPGNLTRMFALRARRAGLRVIPLRNTRHTCSSLLVALGVHPKVAQRILRHSQIAMTMEVYAEASEEEVRSALGKLSEAMGGTS
- a CDS encoding NUDIX hydrolase, which produces MLLYMSNSASEAQSTPLHSVSVAGVVVREDGKLLTIRRADNGAWELPGGVLELDEPPEAGVRREVWEETGIHVEVDELTGVYKNTTRGIVALVFRCKPVGGEERTSNESTAVTWLTPDEVAESMSEVYAVRFLDALDGAGPHVRSHDGKRLTPVR